The segment gcagtagaggtcgtctaagccaaactatgcagcctttttttcagtagaagcaagccgtCAGTAGTGCAGCCATttccaatgacactcagcagcgttactcagtcatggtgcaggaatacctgagctctacatgggacatctgcaacctgcaaagccaggacccactgggctactgggtatccaagcttgagcggtggctggagctggcagaacatgccattcagatccttgcctgcccagccacaagcgtgttcagtgcagctgggggtgtagtgagtgacaagtggattcagctctccgcagaaaatgtcgacctaatcacttttattaaaatgaataaggcttgacTTCAACACCACCTCTACAGAGTGTACTGATTAttcgtcaactgctgcatggcctggtgacaccttgatgggaagagcacgttcacagccttcggcatctccttctactccttcccctagtggccctctacctctactctgtctctgaggtctataacttgcaatagaGCTGTgaaactggctaattttttttaccgagcccctccctcagggccctctgcctctatctactttgaggcctttatcacttgtaatggagctatgtgattcataattatatatttgtatttttagtagagaaatacataaaattttctgtccttttggatagatagcaagtggtatcaaaaataaatatctgtattttttacagaaatgcagaagtttttctgtatctatctatctatctatctatctatctatctaacagtaatccactctacctgagtacagtagatttcaggactgcaccaatacagtacaatccaacaatttATCTGACTAATAgggtgagtgtgacacagtctaagtaaagcacttttttttactttgacaaagcaagccaaggcagcacagaaaggttgtgatgctagcaaatctctgtcaggagtggtaaatgcaggcaagccctggccttatatatgccaatggctgcctgtgtggcatgcagtgacagacagccaatcggctgcctgccacaacaaaaaTCCAACAAATCCAATGGGGAACAATGGGGAAGTTGTTTGTCCTGTTATTATGTGTTTGGAATGtagaagaacatacaaattatTCTATGTTAGTCTATGCAGacagagtcctggccaagattcaaactttgGATTTAAGGACTACAAGGAAAGAATGCTGAAAAACTATTCTGCTTCTTTTTGTAAACCAGTTCAGTGTgaggaatagtgttggtcgaataggtcgctattcgattcgaccgctattcggccgaataatgcataattattcgggtcatcgaatgccgaattcgaactccattaatgtcaatgggggaaaaatttgggttgttattcgggtcggtggagagcttctacagcctatcaatacatttaaaaagacatgccaagactctcccatctctgcacaacactgtacaagtaaaaataaaataaggaagtctttttgctgttgctggcaaggctattttatggggcggccaagggaacataccagattttacacggtatccgagtacagtcagagagggacatgagTGGGTTcttctggtccaaaaattagcaaCCAGGTTTCACGGCTCCGTTACAatccatacacaggcttcagagtacaggcagagcagcaggaggaggaggcggtgggcactgagacagagtgggcaccgctttggtaactggcatccagagttgggaactgtgcaggcggcatcagttacaacatgaggaggaggtgttgggtcctgagaaggagcaagaacggcattagaggttgaggccatcacccatatggacagtgtcgaagctgtagctatcggagacatgaatggatcaacgagattccaatccgtaccaaatatgtagcgaaaccacatgaaagggaacgggcttgacggaatcagcggggaaagaagaccctgttgagcctgagtctagtctggcatctagagctgggtaatgggcagtgggcagacagcagcagtattagcatgaggaggaagcggcaggccatgagacatagtgtgtatggctgtgttactcctcctgctcttactgctgcgcagatctttctatctatctacccctatattttctacaaagaagattagagttggtgacagctgaatataaaggtcgtcatattcatctgtaaaacagaaaatccgagactgggaactcacattttctACAGCGACATCGAATGTAATTTCTGGATCCAGATGTTCAGACCAAACTATAACTCGCCATGTGCGTTCGTAACCAGTTTCCTGAATGATTGGacgaaaaaaaacatgttccgtATCTTCATACtcgatttcaggaataggaatgagggagatctgtacttacctactatatagcaaaaccacatgaaagggattgtgcttggaagaatcggcggggaaagaagaccctgttgagctggagtccagtctggcatctagagctggggactgagaggaggaggtggtgggctgtgagaaggagtgtggacgacattagtttccggcatctaaagtcagatactgggcaggcggcaccatcatttacagcaggaggaggaggctgtgggctctgagacggagtgtggacggcattcgtttctggcatctaaagtcaggtactgggcaggttggcttaacagatcctccttaatcgcgcagctgaaatctaatgaagcattaaagattctaattgacctgtaatggactgtagatacgcacagaacagagagcaggtatgcgctaattaattgctatgatctcaccattgagatTAACAGATCCTcattaatcgcgcagctgaaatctaatcgccttcaCTGGCAGATTCgagacccctattgctcattattatcaaggcaggaatccagctggcagtgaggaggcgagtgtatgagcgcactcgactctggaccgcaggaaaccggctcgctggaagcgcgaaagtacgcgccaccagcgagcgcggatttcatttatgaattagggccaaagtctccatcttcactgaaatatagtaggaATGTCACCTTTTTTGTCCTAAAatccattattttaacttccagtctcagacagttcttttcttttaccctggatgctaaaagttcagatgcctgttttgacagacttaggtcacgtttTAAaccattgagctcttcttgggagatctgctggtttgatgaaacacttccttcatattcacttccactgctaactcatGGATTAGACTCCAaatcctgtatatcctccatgttgtaTACAGGGATAttagggagtgtactgaacactggtatgggaatatcagcaccatgcagcacaggtcgtcttgctgattctaaattagggtactcccacttgtttttcttgtaaagattgaaaccttttatattcacagcacaagaataacaatcattatgatgatttttgggctcaagccataccataggtacaccaaatttcaaacttttcggttttccattttttcactgatATAGTCACTcgacacaagttttgcataccatatggggagcccaatacttatcatggtcccccagtttaataccaaaatatgtaagatatgcttgtttcGCAATTTCTGTAAtgattcttctctgtttttgctgagaatattcaccacaaatgtagcaaaatgaattagggtcatttaaacaacttcttcttgaagaactcatatttctgtgaaaaaagaaaatgtatgaataaaaaagaaaggcaaattaaagtttcatgaaaataatgctacagttaatatatataatgcaaaactCTGGTGTCTGCAGAAATCTGCATAAAGCAGTGGGGCCAAAAAGTGAATACTTTTTGCATATTATAAAccacaaaacaattattttgtataatataatattttatgttttagcacTGGAGGCACGTCTTCAAATTTGATTGCATGACCAAACTAAGCAGAGACCTTAACCATTTTATTATTGAACTACCTATATGTCTATAATCAGGAGGAAGGAGGTGAAAGCCTACATTGGAGGAGCTAAAGGAGATTTGGAGTACATTGTAAgagctatttaccaaagaagtggAATTTGGGGGTGGAGGGCAAGAACTATATGCTTGGAGATTTTGCGGGTAAcaatttgtaaaattgttttaaaattgtttaaataataaaaactatatatttccCTTTTAAAGTTTCTCATTTGATATTGTCTGAAAATATTGATATTCCCCCTCCATCTGTGAATAAgcactaacctccctcagccctgttactccgGATGAAGTCCCCTCTCCACTTGACCCAACTCCCTCTGATCTattctgtgcccattcctccaccctggcccccacacTGACCTAACTATTCATCCTctcctttctactggtatctaccagTAGAtactttcaaacatgccaataTTCTCCCAATTGTTAAAGTTGAatgtatttccctcttgaaggaacagagactttTTGCTATAGACAATAAAGTCAGATTTCTTGATATATTTCTCGTGGATGGTTCTGCTACAAAAATGGAGGCTTACAGACAAGATGCAGtctatgataaaatatttttccttcttaAGTATCAAACTACTTTTGAACATCTGGtagaacaatggtcagttggtcacaagcctgaacccTGAACTGTCTAGggtattttatgattccttcttatataaatcataaagtccacattactatcctgaagaaaccctctctagaccctactctctcctctacaatctattatgaatgctgcagccagacttatctatCCATCCAGGACACTCATAACCTTGTTacacgcagggctccaagacttttctagagctgccccaactctctaaaaatagtcttccttgtcctattcaacttgcttctactttctgctcatttaaaagaccacttaaaacccatcttttcaaacttgcctaccaatattcttctgtcacctaaaccatcactacttcccaccattctatatccacctcctattgtgtgatactttccccacctcctagattgcagggccctctcctccttctgtgtcactgtctgtatctgtctgtaatttgcaacccatttttttattgtacatggtATGttgtatgttggcgctatatagttacatagtaggttaggttgaaaaaaaggcataagtccatcaagctcaaccattagggaaataaacatatccctgatataaaaccccatggacatagtaggtcctgtttattattaatattattaataataataatattaataataattcaataggCTTCAtagataaaacagggaatgtgacaaTGTCAAtgtctgatttataaatagaactcaaTAAGTTGCTATTAAATTCAAAACAATGGCTGAAATAAAGGcagagtgtgtttttttttcatatgtatgtgtattttaaatgagAGTTATACAAATAGACGGGATAAAAAAATAGCCAGTCAACAATAACTGAACACAGtaaagcatttctttttattgaacattCTGTGGTTGTGTTTGTACTTTATACTCTAACCTATTGTTTCTTGACCTTGAAATACCTTGTATATGTCTTCAGAGAActcctgctacaattactatatcaacagcctgcagtacattagtgtggtggtcaaaggtggtgggaagaatgtcacctttactgaTAGGCAAAATCATTATTGTCTGGTAAACCTGACCTTGGAGGCATAGATTacttaagaaacccctagcaacttcaggaacaaccctggttgagaagcactgttCTAACCGAAGAGTATAATAAACAATTAGAGGACTGGTAACTTGAACAGGATGAGTTTCGGGTTAGTGTATAAAGGTAAGGAGAGATAAGAAAAAAGCAAAGGGGACAAAGACAGATAAgaacatgtttaaatgtttaaattatattacCTATGCACGTATCTATGCATGTTTTGTTACCCTAGGAATCTATCAGtgttttttaccatttgtttttttcattttcaatatagagaaaatataaagaaacagtAGCAGCAGACAGCAGCAGCAACTCGTGTCTTCTATTTCCTTAAAAACGTATTGTGATTACACAAGGAAGGCTATTGAAATGGTGAAAACCTTTAAAGAACCTTTGGGTTGACtaacattcattttataattCACAATAAGACTGACTGACCAAATAAGTTATGGGAATACACTGCCAGGGCTTGATTGGCGTTGGCACTCTTAACTGACTGCAAACTGATTTATGTATGTGATTGTACACTGATGTTTAAAACTTATGGTTTGGACTTAGTTTGCTGGGCACTTTGAACATTTCAATAATCTTGCCTTATTGCTAAAAAGGATAATGACATACTGTTgtagaaaaaagacatatgtaCAACTATATATTAGAATCTGTTTTCTAGACACTAGTTCTTAAATATTTGATCATGTTGAAAATGATCTGCAAATCCTCATCCCCCATATGGTTTTACCTGTTGGTAGCAGTTTatggttttagtttagtttaggttTGTTTTTCTCAAAGGAACAGCGCATGtgtgtacacacatatattttagtATGTCATCCCTGCCTTGTGTAAGATAAAACCAACTTTACTGGATGACTAGTGTACATATGGATTGGATGGAAAATTCATGTAACAAAGATATCCTTCTGTATGAATGGTTATTACACAGCCATACTAGAATGTACACATGATGTAGACATGCTACTAAttctaaatcttttatttatggtGCACatgatattgaataaatatatactgcTAGACAGAAAGATattgtaagaaaaatatttaaaatagttgtACTTTTTGTGTACGTTGGCTATCTACATCTTAAAACAGCAGATGTTACAGTTGCAATCCCTATATAGGAGTAGCAAGATACTAATGTAAACATTTCTACCACACTGTACGTTGGCTATTGTCAGTAGCTGAAGCCTAGCTGAAGCCTattaataagtaatatatatagtatatttgttACTCATCCGAAGTCTAAAAGATATGAATCTGTAAATTcatccatacacacacacacacacactaaaacaacaataaatatgaaTGTCCTGTCAATAGGTAACTTGTAAAAGAGTGGCCTTGTTTTGGTAATAATTCTTTTATGGTTCATTTTGAAACATGCAATAGGAACTTGTAGCCGCATTATGCAAAACAGCTCTGGgccaaggaaaaaaagaacattttaataattctgAGATAGTAAAGTATATTCGCTAAATTAGTTAAACACATAAGTGAActtattttgtgaatatttactttagttatacaaatgtacagaaaaaatagcaTAGAAATATGTATTCAAAGTGATTAGGAATTGCTTTTTGATTGGATAATTGATGTAAATGCTCAcatattttcaatttctttagtaaatcggCCTCAGTATGTCAAAATTCAGAGATAAATGGGTTATTTAACTAAATTACTGTGGGTTGCTCACTTGGAAAAGGTAGTTACCACTTTGCAAGGAATTTTTCACTGAAGCTTTACTGACTTCAAATctacatttatacaaaaacaaaagccatgcttttatataattttctgcACATGAATGGGTATTCTGTGCATATTTAATTTTCACtaaatttactaatttatatTGTACGGTAAATGATTCACCTACACTTGTTTGATAAATTAACCCCAATGAGGCTTTACTAAAGAATTTGAGGATAACCACACGatgagcctgattaattaaagttctccaaggctggggaggatacactttcatcagtcaatctgggtgatccagcaaacctggcattcagaaaagtaatttgctatttgttagctaatttTGAATCCTgaagcttcacagatgaaagtgtatccttgccaGCCTtggagcttaataaatcaggctcaataagtTTCACTTTAATCCTCAAAACTGTGTAGGTTAACTGCATTTCTTTTCACACAATTGTAGTagaacatacacattttattatgtgatcATTCTGAAATCCTTTGAAAGCCTTAATATATAAAGGGTTTGTGACCAAATGCCTTGGAATTCTGAATACTAATGTAGATTTTTGTCATGTTatctaataattttaaaatactatctttaaaattattttttttttttgggcccaTGTTTTCTTCTGTAGCatcaaaatgaaatgtttgcaaactttttaatcGCTTTTTTCATGTCTTTGTTTCTTAGGGTGTATATAATTGGATTTAGTGCTGGGGTTATCACAGTAAAGAGAACAGCAGCAGCCCGATCTTGTTCCAAAGAATTTTGTGTTGAAGGTCGTAAGTATGTAAATATAGCTGTTCCATAAAGGAGGAATACAACAGTAAGATGAGCACTGCAGGTAGAGATTGCACGTTTTCGACCTTCTGTtgtctgtatttttaaaagaaatttgctaaTGAAAAGATATGAGAGAAGAGTTAATAGCAGAGTGGTTGTGGCCAATGTTCCGGTAACTCTTGTTAGAAGCATTAAGTTAAGTGATGTGTCAGCAGTTGCCAACTTTAACACAGGTTTAATGTCGCAGAAGAAGTGAGTCACCAGGTTTGGTCCACAAAATGGAAGCTTTGCAGTCATCACTGTGTGTAGGAGAGAGTGGAAATACCCTGTCAACCATGACCCTAGGGCCAAAGATTGACAAACTTTAGCATTCATAATGTGGGAATAACGCAAAGGATTTCCTATGGCCACATATCGGTCATAGGACATTGCTGTGAGTAGCATAACTTCTGTACTACcaaggaaatgaaagaaatgtatcTGTGAGATGCAACCAGAAAAAGAGATGAACTTATGATGTGCAAAAAAATCAGCCAGCATCTTTGGAACTGTCACTGATGAATAACAAATGTCAAGGAATGACAAATTCCACAAAAAATAGTACATAGGAGTATGTAGGCTTGGATCTTTAATAGTGACAGCCATGATAGATAGGTTTCCTATAAGGTTTGTTATGTAAAACATCAAGAAAAATGCAAACAAGATCCCCTGAAGCTTCACTATGTCAGTCAAACCAAGGAGAGCAAAATAAGTAACTGATGTACAATTTTCCAAACTCATTTGATCTTTGTTATCTGcagtaaaaaattaaagtacCACATTCAGTTTTATGCACTCAGTATGTGGACATTGATGAGATATTCATTTTTGTCAGGAATCTGATAATAGGTTATAACTATATAAATTGTTATTGGTtcccatgattaaaaaaataaaagaggctGCCACCTTAACACTGTTAGATTTCagcagtgtaaatattttattaaaaaataaaatttagtaaatAGCATGTTACCCCATTTGTGGTTATATTATTTTTGAGGTCCACAACACACATTAGATTTGTGTAGCATACTAAGCATACTGGTATCAATAGATAGTAGTTATGGATTATTCTATAATTATCTTTTTAAAGGGGTGTAGGTGCAAGCCATTGTTTAGTCCCCTAATAGTTACTCTTTCTTTAATTACTGTTTGTTACAAGATTTATCTCTTATAATTGCTGCTTTCAACTAACCTAGAAGagtatatttataattgttttacccagtattcacttttatatttaaaatgcacacaataaacaaatacaaaaaaaaaaatacacaaataacaaaTTCACAAAAAGTGAAATCATactgtttgaaataaataataagaatgcTTTTCAAACAAATTTCACTAAATCAGTACCTAAGCTAAAACGTTGGTTAATGgtgaaattacaaaaaataacttgttttatttatgccTATTCTAATCAAAGAAACTGTTTGAGTTGACTAATTTTAGTTAAAGTTGAAAAACAACATATAggataataaaaacacagaaaaattgaAACTGTAGTTAATGGtctttgtgtatatgtattttgtttggaTAAAGTCTTGAAATAATCAGCATTACAATGGTGTCtttattttgctgcaaaaaatgtttcatacCTTACAATGCCAAGCACATCCACTGATCGATTCAcatcaaaaacactttttgtagccTTTTTAAATATCTGTGTCCAATTATTTCTTGCAGTTATGTTTTTGAAGGATACCCTGTAACACTGTGACATTCTCACACTATAGACTGATGAAAATTATGTACAGGTCTCCTAAAGGTTAAATATTATCCCATTTCTCATAGGACTGATAGAAAATTCTCGTAGGAATGGGAAAGATACCAACCATAGATACAATTACACAATTATGAAATTATGTGGCATTGAAGTTGTTTAGTTAGTATAgttcaaaacacatttattttttattatacaaatttaatttttacatattttacaaatgtaatttttatttgagGAATGGTTTAGGACTGATTTAGAATTACAGGCAGGTACTTTCATGATTGAAAGACTGCAGAAACTTccatcaaatagctgtcgaatcgaatagtgagatattcgaccaacactactcacttCCTTTTATGTCTCAAACATATGACTTTAACGTTATTTTTTCAAGAACT is part of the Pyxicephalus adspersus chromosome 12, UCB_Pads_2.0, whole genome shotgun sequence genome and harbors:
- the LOC140342566 gene encoding olfactory receptor 12D1-like encodes the protein MSLENCTSVTYFALLGLTDIVKLQGILFAFFLMFYITNLIGNLSIMAVTIKDPSLHTPMYYFLWNLSFLDICYSSVTVPKMLADFFAHHKFISFSGCISQIHFFHFLGSTEVMLLTAMSYDRYVAIGNPLRYSHIMNAKVCQSLALGSWLTGYFHSLLHTVMTAKLPFCGPNLVTHFFCDIKPVLKLATADTSLNLMLLTRVTGTLATTTLLLTLLSYLFISKFLLKIQTTEGRKRAISTCSAHLTVVFLLYGTAIFTYLRPSTQNSLEQDRAAAVLFTVITPALNPIIYTLRNKDMKKAIKKFANISF